A region of Pyxidicoccus parkwaysis DNA encodes the following proteins:
- the tolR gene encoding protein TolR has protein sequence MGMSGGNRGGGRTTMSEINVTPMVDVMLVLLIIFMVTAPLIQQGVKVNLPETKAAPVEATEKKLVLSIDAGRKVYIGDAEVALEELADKLAANAKAQADKEVYLHADRDVPYGVVVEVMAAAQRAGINNVGMITDPSGGAKTSNDKKGKSKEAKR, from the coding sequence ATGGGAATGAGTGGAGGAAACCGCGGCGGTGGCCGCACCACCATGAGCGAGATCAACGTCACGCCCATGGTGGACGTGATGCTGGTGCTGCTCATCATCTTCATGGTGACGGCGCCCCTCATCCAGCAGGGCGTGAAGGTCAACCTGCCGGAGACGAAGGCCGCCCCGGTGGAGGCCACGGAGAAGAAGCTCGTGCTGTCCATCGACGCGGGCCGCAAGGTCTACATCGGTGACGCGGAGGTCGCCCTGGAGGAACTGGCGGACAAGCTGGCCGCCAACGCCAAGGCGCAGGCCGACAAGGAGGTCTACCTCCACGCGGACCGCGACGTGCCATACGGCGTGGTGGTGGAGGTGATGGCGGCGGCGCAGCGCGCGGGCATCAACAACGTGGGCATGATTACGGACCCGTCGGGTGGGGCCAAGACGTCCAACGACAAGAAGGGCAAGTCGAAGGAGGCGAAGCGCTAG
- a CDS encoding MotA/TolQ/ExbB proton channel family protein, producing MTPHLPLALGAMNYVEIIRDASFIELAVLLLLMAVSVASWALIAMKAAQLAKARAQSLTFLDTFWKASRLEAIYQTAQKLDGSPLSKVFCAGYEELSKLAQAKEGGAEGAMAERLGGIENVERALNRASTAQITELENRVSFLGTVGAASPFVGLFGTVIGILSAFNQIAEQGNATLATVAAPVGNALFATAAGLFAAIPAVVAYNSFVSRIKVFDTEMSNFSADFLNIIKRHFFR from the coding sequence ATGACGCCCCACCTGCCCCTGGCGCTCGGCGCCATGAACTACGTGGAGATCATCCGCGACGCTTCCTTCATCGAGCTGGCCGTGCTGCTGCTCCTGATGGCCGTCTCCGTTGCCTCCTGGGCCCTCATCGCCATGAAGGCCGCCCAGCTCGCGAAGGCTCGCGCACAGTCTCTCACCTTCCTCGACACCTTCTGGAAGGCCTCGCGCCTGGAGGCCATCTACCAGACGGCGCAGAAGCTGGATGGCTCCCCGCTGTCCAAGGTGTTCTGCGCCGGCTACGAGGAGCTGAGCAAGCTGGCACAAGCCAAGGAAGGCGGCGCCGAGGGCGCCATGGCCGAGCGGCTGGGCGGCATCGAGAACGTGGAGCGCGCGCTGAACCGCGCATCCACGGCGCAGATTACGGAGCTCGAGAACCGCGTTTCGTTCCTGGGCACGGTGGGCGCGGCCTCGCCCTTCGTGGGCCTGTTCGGCACCGTCATCGGCATCCTCAGTGCGTTCAACCAGATTGCCGAGCAGGGCAACGCGACGCTGGCCACGGTGGCCGCGCCGGTGGGCAACGCGCTGTTCGCCACGGCGGCGGGCCTGTTCGCGGCGATTCCGGCCGTGGTGGCCTACAACTCGTTCGTCAGCCGCATCAAGGTGTTCGACACGGAGATGTCGAACTTCTCGGCGGACTTCCTCAACATCATCAAGCGGCACTTCTTCCGGTAG
- the tolB gene encoding Tol-Pal system beta propeller repeat protein TolB: protein MKALLLSLVLLPLAALAQAPTIEISGANFRPLPVAVPAPLTQNEGGKKLASAFDTSFSFDLAASGILQVLDRKSFTADATEGMTAGSIKFSRWADVGAEALVKVSLAQDGGVLRGELRLFNVGTGREDLKVAKDAPADDASLLAHRLADALYRHFTREPSPFLSRITYVRKSGQNRDIVVADWDGGNPQTLTKGGINILPALTPDGAQVAFTTYRRGQPDIFVQKPGGEARSLVAEGQMVTGAAYSPDGKRLAYALAEGESAQIYVANADGSGAKAVTDTPYGLNTSPAWSPDGKRLAFVSNRGGSPQVYVMNADGSGVRRLTFQGNYNQTPDWSPRGDLIAFTARDERNAFDLFTVNVETGKVTRLTQDQGNNEEPAFSPNGRLIIFTSTRNGGTQLFVMTADGNNQLPLRSEKGTLLTPDWAPLAQAE, encoded by the coding sequence ATGAAAGCCCTGCTCCTCTCCCTCGTCCTCCTCCCGCTCGCGGCGCTCGCCCAGGCGCCGACGATTGAAATCTCCGGCGCCAACTTCCGCCCGCTGCCGGTGGCCGTGCCCGCGCCGCTGACGCAGAACGAGGGTGGCAAGAAGCTGGCCTCCGCGTTCGACACGTCGTTCAGCTTCGACCTCGCCGCCTCCGGCATCCTCCAGGTGCTGGACCGCAAGAGCTTCACCGCGGACGCGACGGAGGGCATGACGGCCGGCAGCATCAAGTTCAGCCGCTGGGCGGACGTGGGCGCCGAGGCGCTGGTGAAGGTGTCGCTGGCGCAGGACGGCGGCGTGCTGCGCGGTGAGCTGCGCCTGTTCAACGTGGGCACCGGCCGTGAAGACTTGAAGGTGGCCAAGGACGCCCCGGCGGACGACGCGTCGCTCCTGGCGCACCGGCTGGCGGACGCGCTCTACCGGCACTTCACGCGCGAGCCGAGCCCCTTCCTGTCGCGCATCACCTACGTGCGCAAGTCCGGCCAGAATCGCGACATCGTCGTGGCGGACTGGGACGGCGGCAATCCGCAGACGCTCACCAAGGGCGGCATCAACATCCTGCCCGCGCTGACGCCGGATGGCGCGCAGGTGGCCTTCACCACGTACCGCCGGGGACAGCCGGACATCTTCGTGCAGAAGCCGGGCGGTGAGGCGCGCTCCCTCGTGGCCGAGGGGCAGATGGTGACGGGCGCGGCGTACTCGCCGGACGGCAAGCGCCTCGCCTACGCGCTGGCGGAGGGTGAGAGCGCGCAAATCTACGTGGCCAACGCGGACGGCAGCGGTGCTAAGGCGGTGACGGACACGCCGTACGGCCTCAACACCAGCCCCGCGTGGTCTCCGGACGGCAAGCGCCTCGCGTTCGTGTCCAACCGGGGCGGCAGCCCGCAGGTGTACGTGATGAACGCGGACGGCTCGGGCGTGCGCCGGCTCACCTTCCAGGGCAACTACAACCAGACGCCGGACTGGTCTCCGCGCGGCGACCTCATCGCCTTCACCGCGCGCGACGAGCGCAACGCCTTCGACCTCTTCACCGTCAACGTGGAGACGGGCAAGGTGACGCGCCTGACGCAGGACCAGGGCAACAACGAGGAGCCGGCCTTCTCGCCCAACGGGCGGCTCATCATCTTCACGTCCACGCGCAACGGTGGCACGCAGCTGTTCGTCATGACGGCGGACGGCAACAACCAGCTGCCGCTGCGCTCCGAGAAGGGCACGCTGCT
- a CDS encoding TonB family protein encodes MTDSAVAHSLLVSRPTRLSRFVVFSVVGHIAVLLAAVLYARFTSGPKVDLEVQPIKASLVRLGKPRDSKLLPRKEQPPPPPKQVDAPKPAPDAPPPPSSTAVAVPIPGVKPEPSSAPKPEPVKGDKSGEDRRKRLFGAFDKTAKAAPPEEAEGAEDGDPDGDSATAEGERYFGLLQSQVRRHYSVADTIPESERLHLKAMVAVRLGRAGEVLDVSLTKPSGNDLFDSAVVTAVRKAAPFSPPPDHLRDTLQKSGVNLVFNAL; translated from the coding sequence ATGACGGACTCCGCGGTGGCCCACAGCCTGCTCGTCTCCCGCCCCACGCGGCTGTCGCGCTTCGTGGTGTTCTCCGTCGTGGGGCACATCGCCGTGCTGCTCGCGGCGGTGCTGTACGCGCGCTTCACCTCCGGGCCCAAGGTGGACCTGGAGGTCCAGCCCATCAAGGCCTCGCTGGTGCGGCTGGGCAAGCCGAGGGACTCCAAGCTTTTGCCGCGCAAGGAGCAGCCGCCGCCTCCGCCCAAGCAGGTGGACGCGCCCAAGCCCGCACCGGACGCGCCGCCTCCGCCGTCGTCCACTGCGGTGGCCGTGCCCATTCCGGGCGTGAAGCCCGAGCCCTCCTCCGCGCCGAAGCCCGAGCCCGTGAAGGGTGACAAGAGCGGCGAGGACCGGCGCAAGCGCCTCTTCGGTGCCTTCGACAAGACGGCGAAGGCGGCTCCGCCCGAGGAGGCCGAGGGCGCCGAGGACGGCGACCCGGACGGCGACTCGGCCACGGCCGAGGGCGAGCGCTACTTCGGCCTGCTCCAGTCGCAGGTGCGCCGGCACTACAGCGTGGCGGACACCATCCCGGAATCCGAGCGTCTGCACCTCAAGGCCATGGTGGCGGTGCGCCTGGGCCGCGCGGGCGAGGTGCTGGACGTGAGCCTCACCAAGCCCAGCGGCAATGACTTGTTCGACTCCGCCGTCGTCACCGCCGTGCGCAAGGCGGCGCCCTTCTCTCCCCCGCCGGACCACCTCCGGGACACGCTGCAGAAGAGCGGCGTCAACCTGGTGTTCAACGCCCTATGA